Below is a window of Malania oleifera isolate guangnan ecotype guangnan chromosome 1, ASM2987363v1, whole genome shotgun sequence DNA.
cccatgagattacccgaggataggggtgattacccgcccatacaagtagcacccctatgctatgatatttaggcaacccaaaggtcgcagctaaagcataccaaagcactcaccttactcagtaagccctcaagtgataaattgatctcgtactcacacagtttatacaaaagtttattggcgaaggccctaaggatagggaaatctacccgcccatacaagtaggttccctctgccctagtacgttatacggctactgccacatctgtagctactagtgcacttgccttactcaacaagtcctcaggcgaaaggtatgcctcccccaatcgtaacatgttctacgtacatacatatttctaatatcataatacatcattctttctatcattattcaatcatacacatctgtttaacattgcattgcagttcactttaagtgactctttcccattcgtatcattcacgtttcacatttcatttcattgcattgtcattccattgtcatttcattgtatAACGTTTTCAtatcattcctttgtactacaactgCTTTTTAGCCATCATCAGATAGTTCACAtaaaaatgtgctagaatctaacacaactccttttagctatcatcagttagtccacatagaaataagttagatctactaacatgactatctttcagctgtcttacatttacatggttgcatttaacatacacaggcaacattgtccatatcacattttattctcattgttttacttacttaacctgcatctcgtacatttaacatatatttgtatagaatctcatgtcacacagtttagcagtaaaattcatacattgtttGTAAAATAAactaaccaacatttaacatttatatactgaaaatacctttcattccttacataattacactaaaaatatttttccacattcatccgttcattttcgcatatacatatctaataaatagccctaaacttgaaaaaaatacaatttaaacagttggcattttacccatatcgaaacatatacatgtatatataacacaatttattttttcattaaattcataaaaattctgatttaatatatattttttcccttacttgatttcttgaacctGCGCCAACAAGgattccgaaaaatacctgcagcgctcactcggaccctgaatcaaaaatcctaattccattaaattaatcctaaataaaatatttatttaatatttcctaggcccttaaatacccaataaataattatccccttaaatttagccaaattttctaaatcttactctcgctttggaatagaacctagaaaactccaattggaaatttatccacgtcaaaatgacgacaatcgcgactaggaccacgtggtggtacccgattgccgatttaacagcagatttaaagcaaaattgagaaaatgagaaaaattacctttccctaggagtgaGGCCTAAAcagttcccacgacaaatctgctccagtagaaatatcggtggcggaaTTAGAAATCCAACAGCACCTTCTGTTTTCCGATCCGccgcaaactcgtcgagaaattgagagaaggagagagacggagacgaacgcaggaaataaaaatttcagagaGGGGGGGGTTGCGTGCCTCtgttctgttcttcttcttcttcttctttctttaacttttactttatatatatatatatatctctttaacttatacttattatatatatatatatatatattataataacttacctatatacatatatctatatatatatatatatatatatatatacatatcttatttcaattagttttttttttaaatccaatgcaaaaatatttaatttaataactaattatttaattatttaattcatcttaatttaattttatttctttaattttaatttttttcttctttttcccactccattccttttatttatctgttattttatttatttattttttcccaaattattttaatccttttaaattttcgagtTTTTACagtagttatgttatgtttgacttaatcTAGTAAGCTAGCcaaagttaagtccagcctacgagccgcacaacctgaATCATGccgggttaattcatgatatacaatTATACATTCAGGGtatgatttcagtaatatacagatttagtagatgatttaaatgatacaaaaatttattatgatatagtatgtttatgtttaaaaGTACAGATTTTCATGTGTTATCAGTTACAGTTTAagatatattacaattatattatttgtagTATATGTTTACAACACGATAAAACTCATGTGGCCACACAccgatattagtctatttcccttactgagaggtgtctcaccccagcattacaaatatttcaagaaacccagacaGACGAGAGGAACAAGCTTTGTGATAGAGGAGTTCATTGGTACTACcccagttgcagggtaagtagtcgAGTCGAAAgtaggatggatttttggggtatatatgtatatatgtagaaaaagtgaaactctggtattgtatataagttaaatATATTATGCTTTCGCTGCTTtgatgacatgtatgtataaacaggtaaattctAGGTACCTATTGGTCTGGCTTGACTTTGACTACGgtctatggtatcagagtattattagtatgtatatatatatataaagagagagagagagagagagagagagagagagagagagagagagagagagagagagagtgagagagagagcagaaATTGAGGTCGTTATAAGAGCAATGGTCGTGAGTGAGGAGCTCCTACGCACATTCTGTGTGCTCTGCGGCATGAGACCCTAGGAGAGAAGACCCTAGCTGCCCCCTTTCTAAAAACCTCCTGCCCTACTCGGCTACTCTCcccaaaaacaacaacaaaccctaaataAAAGCCTATGAAACCCTAAGCAAACCCCTAGGCCTGCCTTTTCAAATTTAGCGCCCCAAGGAGACCTTCACGCATGCACATGGGCTGGTTTACGTATGGGTTCTCCACATAGTCACATCAGGCCAAAATCAAACCACTTTGCTGCCAGCCCACGTACACCCTCACGGCCTGCTACTAAGTCCAGCTCATGGGCTCCTTCATTCCAGCTTCGAGACATGGCCCAACAACCCACATACCCATCTGCAGCAAGACTTCCACAAACAAAATCCGcatgcattttaatttcaacattaatgtccaaaaattatcctgtaATAATAAAACACGAGTGCCCATAATTTTTTGACAAAATAAGGCAATTATCAAAAAATTATCGAATGAGCTCGCTGGTTAAAATAATGGACATAAtcaaacatttaattaaaattataatctctgatgcatgaatttaaatgcttaattacgcaactttgacacgtaatcacaccccccaactaacgtttttctaatttctagcaaataacgtgaatgcattcaAATTAAGGGAGTAGCAACTAGAATTCCAATACTCatgaaaatcacatgccatgaaatatgcttaatgagtttaggaacacggAACACAGATTAACTCAAGTTACGTATCAACTgaaagatttatacaccatttagtaaaacaaccaagatAATGGAGTGTATCAAGCTCGCGTGTACAAGAGAGGATCataattccaagattgaccatcAGCAAACATTCAAGATTGACCATCAGCAACCATTAACAGTTTCAAACACACCAATTAATTTAAGACAATTGCATGGttttactctaattcaaaactaTTGTACtggcggctttcacactattgCACTTTAAAAGAcacccactttcttgattagtttGGACCCTGGTAGTAGGTAGTCGTTTCCAATGCATGAATGTACAAATGTGGCTTTCAtgctactacactttaaaaggtatccactttttgtttagttaggaccttggtaataggtagccctttcctaTACACAATTGTTCCCTtctgtttgattttttttttctttttcttcttttttgcaactgatccctaacttatttcttgttttcatttgcttcaaactttttttatatttctttcttttctttttctaagtCATTAGGATATGATTCATTAAAGTCCCAAACAACTGAATTGTATATCAACCAGAAATGATCTAAGGTaatctttctaagtcttctaacctaTGTAGAgtgtgtagcaagactttcaacatccttcccttggttgaaactaagtgaaatagATAAAATTCTCTTTTAATTCAAACTCTgatttgcactacatcctacatgttccatatcctcaaaaagagaaagaaaaaaatttggcATGTAACTTttacaaataaggaatttagcatgctcTGAACTCAATACCACTATTTCCCAAAAGGTGGACCTAACTAacatgcaaacatcacatgcaattttcacattggaactctatcacatggaagcacacaattgcacatgcaagttctccccccccccccctcaactaaaatgaaacattgtcTTTAATGTGAAAACATGAGGAGGGAAGTATAGacatacctgggtggagaagtaagggaaaagaaaaactgaaactaaggaaaaatgtacctaaaaataaactaaaaataaaacaaaattaaaataaataaaataaaaacaacacagtatgtctggaggaggctcaggaggaatttcatttggtgggtgcaggtttataaattgaattggcgaatctccaaatttgagtcgctacaatgaatcagtcttgttacctgtataaaagttagcctcaaataaatcaatacattctaaggtaccagaaaaaacatgtgcagactgtcttccttgttttaacaagaaatgatctttatttagtatattttctaggaaatttacttctttaagaaccgatcgttgaggcaaagttgttagagcagttacctttggttcttcagaagtatcaacattaaaatttttacttggttccttgaaaTTTAAACTCACACAATTATGCTCAACTTTTTTATTGGGGTGCACCAATCACCATACCATTgcagggatttgcttcagcattgcactccttgacatttactctagtagggagtgacggttccacgacTGCCAATCTCTAaggataaggtaccataggttggtactccttattagtttTAGCCTCCttattaactgacttcttcactttTAGGCTtgcttcctttgatttttctttgacttcatctctCTCAATTGTAACTTCAAGTGCCGAAACAAATGTTTGTCTATtgatgagtatctcaggttggaaaatttcttttccacttctcgaagtaataacggtctccgttgtctcaagagaaacattatgtatttgttgctttTGCTTCTGGTATttttgaggattaggctgagatTCTACcgaaaatttccctttttctaagatattcaactgtgtgttcatctcattaatggtgtcccgcaattcattcaTGGCTTGAGTGCATTGATTGTAAATTGTGACTTGAATCTGCATGACTTGCTTAAGAGTATCCTCCAGAGACTTCTCCGATGGAACAGGTGCTACATTAGGTTGAAATCTTGGAGGTGCATAACTTTAATAgatttgttgtggctgatactaatGCTGAGGAACAACCGGATGATATATCGACTAATAAAGGGATGCATAGGattgggaaggttgattccaaaattgctctgtactattctcctttttcATCATAGCATCCAAACTTCTAGTGAGTTCAACCCGACGTGTCTTAACAtcaaaatcatctttcagttcataccagtatccaccatgtattgctcccaatggttgagctgcaattggtcttctgtcaatctTAATGTTCCACTGCCAAGCATAATCATCTAAATGATCTAGAAAACCCAATGTTTCATCAAGCTCCGTGTTGACAAAATTTCCTAAACACACAGTATGAACAAACTATTTCAAGTCAGGAGTCAACGCAGTGTAAAAGTAGTTGACCagacgccatgattcaaatccatggtaggGACACATATTAACCAGATCTTTAAATCGCTCCTAGCTTTCATGAAATTTCTCGCCAGCTCTTTGCTCGAATTGACTGatatgttcctgcaaaaattaagATCTCTGTGAGGgagaaaatttatgcagaaattcatgttccatatcagcccaattagagacagaatgaggcatcaaagaattaaaccacatcttcgctctatccttcaaagaagaagtaaataaatgaaatctagtaaattcatcagttctagcactaGGAAAAAAAGTATTGCAAGTCAAGTCAAGCTCCGTCAGATGCTGATAAAGACACTCGGATTCCATcccgtagaactgaggtatcaatgacgtcctctcacgctgaatcatgaaattaagtgcgttattaggtaaaacagtgtaagatggtgcagtggtgcatgtaggctgcaaaaaatcaATATGATTGTGTGGttcaggtgcagccatattttctcaaaactcatttttttttctcttttttttttcatgagaaaaattaaaataacgggaaaaacactagtttgaaactaaaactgataTTCTCCGGCAACGGCACCAAAAGCttgactcactttaaaaatgagTAACGCAAATGCTGTCCCAaatataggagttacgtcatgtaataattaACTCAAAAAGGTCAGATCATTTCCTCGGGGAATGCAATTCGGTTTCAAACTCGTGTAAAAcacagaaagaagaaaacaagaaaacattTTACTGAAGATGGTTCAAATTCAATTTCTGGGGTCTTTGTAGAATTTGTggcaaaattaaaacaaattgaaACCTAAGACAAAAATGTAACACACCCAAGCAGGAAAATACTATCGTACAATCAAACAAATAAACCAACTAAGCCAACTCAGTATAATTCATTCAACCATCCAAATAAACTATAACAAAACCAAACAAGCAAATTAACTAAGAGTCTAAACAAAAGtccttcaacaataaaataaccTAAACACACTACTTGAACAATTATTTAAATCTagcattaattttaaataaatgcagTAAAGTAAACTTAACAAATAATATAACTCAAGCAAGAtttaataaaggaaaacaaactGATTTTAATAGTAAATATTAACCCAATAAGTATTCAAGAttctaaacaaaaagaaagagaaagagagagtaaaaGCAAGTACTACAATTAACCCAAactgaatttaaatttaataatgacattaaataaaaaagGATAAATTGAATTGAACAATACTCTAACAAGTATtaaaataacacacacacacacacacacacacacatagagagagagagagagagagagagagagagagagagagagagagagagagagagagagagagagagagagagagagatgtatgcCCAGTTAAAACAATAAATTAATTCAAACTTGAAGCAttcaaaattacaaattaaaggACAAGAAATTAATTAAACTAATAAACTACTTAAACAATAAAGTTTAAtgtaacaataaaattaattaaacaatgtatttaaaacaaacattaaaataaagaaaacaagaagaagaagaagaagaagagagagagagatgaaagtaATGGTCGTGAGTGAGGAGTTCTTGCACACACTCTGTGTGCTCTACGGTGTGAGACCCTAGGAGAGAAGACCCCAGCTGCCCCCCTTCTAAAAAGCCTCCTGCACTACTCAGCTATTCTCCCCAAAAGcaacaacaaaccctaaataAAAGCCTACGAAACCCTAAGCAAACCCCTAGGCCTGCCTTTTCAAATTCGGCACCCCAACGAGACCTTCACGCATGCGCATGGGTTCTCCACATAGTCACATTAGGCCAAACTCAAACCCACTTTGCTGCCAACCCACTAAGTCCAGCTAATGGGCTCCTTCATTCCAGCTTCGAGACACGGCCCAACAACCCGCATACCCATCTGCAGCATGGCTTCCCACAAACACGATCTGTGTGCATTTTAATTTCAAGATTAATGTCAAAAAATTATCATGTAATAATAAAACACGAGTGCCCATAAATTTTCGACAAAAAGAAGGcaattatctaaaaattatcgAATAAGCTCACTGGTTAAAATAATGGATATAATAAGgcgtttaattaaaattataatctttgatgcatgaatttaaatgtctaattatgcaactttgatgcgtaatcagcAAAAAACAACCACACCCTCCCTCCCACTTAAATTCCAAACCTTTCACCAAACTTTCATCCCTCGCTCCACTAACCATTATGCTTAACATGTCAATCACTAAAACAAAACAGAAAAGGAAGATTGGATCAACCCCTCAAATCATTGAATAGATATTTATGTTCATCATTCACTATAATAGAAAATAGCCCATTGAACATGCATCCCCTTATCCACAAACACAACCTCTCCCGCAAAGCCTTTAATCACAAGAATACTATTCAAAAAACTCCAACTAACTTTATCACTAGATGATCCCCTTTTTGTGTTCTCCCCTTGGTATCATCCACTGCATCATTAACAATAAAAAATGACATCCATAATTGCCTAACACTCTAGCAATAATCTTATACACATTGAATACTAGACTAATAGGTATGTGATTTGCAATATTAATAAACTTGCTATATACTCTTACGTTCCAAGTAAATTTAATACTCTTGCTCAAAATCTTATTTCAATGAAATTCATTAAACACCTTGAGTAAATCCCCTTTAATCACATCCCAACAATCTTTAAAAAAAGAACATGTTAATCTAGTTGGACTTGGATCTCTATCCCCTTCCATCCCAGACACAGTACTCCTCATTTCTTCCTTGGGAAACAGTATTTCCAATTAATACATTTGATCTCTAGAAATGACATTCTACTCTAACCCCTTGATCATAGGTTTACAAGAATCCTCCTTAATAAAGGTTAGCATAAAAAATTGTGATCTCAAAAGCAATCATAGGAAAATTTGAAATGATCTCACCTACAGCCAATTCTTGTTCCATGGTCAAGTTCTTCCTCTTATTTCCATTAGCTAGATTATAAAAGAATTTTGAATTATAATCACCATCTTTAGCCCATTTAAATTTAGTCTTCTGCCTCCACTTCTCAATTCCTCAATGATCAGATCTTCCAACTCATTATTCAACGAAATCTTGTTAACAACCTCGCTATTTGAAATACTAACATTTTCTTCTTCTCTATCTTAGGCAATCTAATTCATAAGAAATTCTATCCTTCCTAATCCTAATATTGCCACTTCCCtattccactttttttttttttttcaaagtctctctcaaatgaGTAAGCTTCCTTATAAACCTAAAACCTTCCCACACCTCTCCAAATCCTCAACCCGAGAATTgcaaaccaaaaagaaaaacaaggaaatcatggTCCAatcacatatttttaaaataaaaaagagtatAGCCCCAAGAAACCTTGCTAGATTCCAACAAAATAGGGAAGTGGTTAGTTATAGGTTTAGGATTAACAATTTGTGTAAGTTATAGAAACTCATCCTCCTACTCACTATAAAGCAAAAACATACCAAGCCAACTAACAACAACTTTAGCACCGCTAACAAATCACGAAAAACAAGCGTTACCCAAAGGTAGATCTCTCTAACTCAAATCAAGATAAACTTATCAATATGCTGCATACTCGAGTAgccctccctccctctctttcTCATCAGAACctaataacatttaaaaatcaCAACCTACAATCCATCATAGGGAACAAAAATAAGAGATCTTATCTCTGCATATTTAATAAGACATGTATTCAAATACTTTAATAGGCATTTTTGACCctaaaaaatgtaaaattccaCAATACAAAATAATACATTGCACTCACCTCCCAACATTCAACccttaattttatatttattgaaATAACATCTCAATTATTAGAGTTTGGGATCCATATGTCCATGATCTTATAATCAAATTTTAAAGGGGATAGGAGAGATATATAGATGAACTACCTTTCTTCCCTAGTGTAACACTAAAGACATTAGATTAggttaataaataatttaaaccCGCATCTATGTTTTGGGCCGGGTATGGGCGTGGGCTCATAATTGGTTCGAGGGGCTGAGCCACCGAGTACCGAGATCGTGTTAGCCTCGCGCCTGCACACGACATGTTTCTCGCGAGCTTCGAGTTTCAATGCCGTGTGCCGACGACGCGGAAAGGCGGCGTTTTGGTTTGGAGGGGAGGGGGAAGTGAGGTCACCTGTGTCACATTAATTTATACTTTACTTGACCTACCTAAATCGGAAACACTGCTACTGTAAGATCCCTCTTTAGATTTTCGTCTCGTTGTTCGCATCTCCAAATTCACGCGATGGACCTGTTCGAAGGAAGCTTCGAGCTCAGGGAGATTCAGAAGCTCGAGGGCCACTCCGACAGAGTGTGGAGTCTCGCATGGAGTCCCGCCACCAGCGTCGCCGGAGTTCCCTCTATGCTCGCTTCTTGCAGCGGCGACAAGACCGTACGCATCTGGCGGCACAATTCTTCCACTTCCTCCTGGGACTGCACGGTTCGTTTAGCTTTTTCCCTTGTTTGGTTGCTCAGAATCTTTCTCGGTTCGTTTGGTTTCTCGgcgggctttttttttttttttttttttttttttttgagttgattGTGGGAGAGTCATGCTGATCCGGGGATAATTACGCAGGCAGTTTTGGACGAGACGCACACTCGTACTGTTCGATCATGTGCGTGGTCGCCGTCGGGGAATTTACTGGCCACTGCGAGCTTCGATGCCACCACTGCTATTTGGGAACACCTTGGGGATGATTTTGGATGTGTGTCGACGTTAGAGGTATTTTTTTTTGTTCGCATGCAATTATGCGATATAAGCATTTCTGCGCTGCATTTATATTTGCATGTTTACTTCAGCGTTTTGAATTGAGTACATCCTTTGCTTCCTTTTAGCTAGCTGCCCTTTGGGTGCTTCTAATCAATGTTTTCCATTTAAAATTTGGTGTTTTTTGTGGCATTTACAATTCTTGGGGGCGAAATAACCAAACACAATGGAACAATCTATCCCTCTGTAGGAATCAGATAGGGGATCACAATAACTTACCAAGAAACAGATCCTCCACAATCCGAGACAAAAAGCAATCTCAATAAGAGCTGAAATGAGATGAGCAATCTTTATGCGGAAGACCCTCTAACAATGGGGTTCTGCGAATCTTCCATTATGTATAACAATGGGGTTACAAGATTTTTTTGGAATGCTAGAGCTCACCAATCAACAATACATGTCATCACGACTACGCAAACAGTTGGGTAACGACAATACTTACCATGTAAAGGTGGATTTTCAACAATAACAAACAAATCAATTATTAAACTCACCGAAGTTTGTTGGAGTAAAAAGAACCAACACAATCCATGTGATCAAATCAAAGCTCATCTTCATGTAATGGCCATTTCATCCTGGCTTGAAAAGAGTAGAAAACATATGGGGAAAAAAAACTCACTCTTTTCTTCTCTAATTTCCCATAGCTGTTCTCTGTCTTGCTTAATGCATATGACCCTTGGATTATCACACACCCAGCATCAAACAACCCAACAAAGCACATGCTGCCCAATTAAGAACAATCTACCTACCttattttggttttttatttgAATGGGGTCTTGCCACATGGATGGGACAATACTAAATAAATTTCGTTAATAGTGTTATCATGTAGTAAAGACCTTGGTTGACAAActcttttttttaataatttccaGCATGCTAATTCATATTTCTCTAATTTAATATTTGTGTGGGAATATGGTGCCTCTGACTATAGGGACATGAAAATGAGGTCAAAAGTGTGGCCTGGAATGCATCAGGCTCCTTGCTTGCAACTTGTGGGAGAGATAAATCTGTTTGGATTTGGGAAGTACAGCCAGGGAACGAGTTTGAGTGTGTTTCTGTTTTGCAAGGACACACTCAGGATGTGAAAATGGTTCAGTGGCATCCATTTATGGATGTTTTGTTTTCTTGTAGCTACGACAACACTGTTAAGGTACAATATGTTGAAAAAGCCATTTCTAGTATATATTTTTCTCAGTAGTGTTTAATCCTTTGATATTAATCTTATCGAATAAGAGGAGTATGATTACATATATGTCTTAACTGTTTCGCATGTATACTCAGGTTTGGGCAGAGGATGGCGACAGTGATGATTGGCACTGTGTTCAAACTTTAGGTGAATCTAACAAGTAcatcttcctcttctttctcTAAGTAAAGTTGTGAGTCTAAATTATTTTTACCCTTTTGCTTTTAGTTTGTTGATAATGTTGAGAATGTCGTTGTTATCTAAAACCTACTCTTGAACTggatagctttttttttttcccctcattCCCAATAATCTAGATTAAAAGATAGATAAGATCCATTTCTTATTAGTGGTTAGTGGTTTATTAAGTGCCAGAAGCCCCTGTCATGGAGTTTCACCTTGACCAGTTTTGTATACCAATTCTTATAAATGCAATTTAGTGCATATGGTAGTTGGTGGCTAGAATAGACTTAAAAAGGCATatgcatatttttcaaagtaTTGAATTGATTTGAGTGTTTTGGAGGTATGATAAAATAGGAAAGGTGGAAAAACACAATCTTCTTATAAAACCACAAGCATTGACCAATATGTGGGGCTATTGCTGTAGTAGCTTTGAGGAGTGAGGGTCCTATATTTACAATCTTAATCTGAAATTATCACCATGATCTACGGCGACCCATTAGTTAAAATGTTTTCTGATTTATCATTGCATACTTCACAAAGATCAATGAACAAGGATAACTTTATTCTATGATCACTGCATCAAATTTATGAGCTTCCATAATGTGGTCATTTTGCAAATAAGAAATTTTGTTGTCAGACACTCAAATTCTGAAGTCTAGCAAATTGCTTTAGATGGGGAATGCATGGTGATATACTTATTTGTATGGCTGGTTTTTGTCAATTCTGAAGTTTTCTGCTAATTTTACTGATGGGTTATTGACACTTAAACATGTTCCCACCGAGGGATATAGACGGCATTCTTCAAATCCTATCTAGATTAGCTGGAAACTTTTCTTACTATGACAAGGTAAGAGGGTGCCGCCTTTAAGAATGAAGAGTGCCTTTGTAATTCTCGAGTTTAGAGTGGCCAGCCCTTAAGTAGGATTTCAAGTGAAGGTAGGGACATAGAGACTTTCGATTCTTGCTCGATTAGACCTGAGAATAATCTCCTCCATTTAACCCAATAAGTTTGTGAAGGTCATgttatacccttttctttttgcTGTGGTTGGAGCTCTTCCATGATATCATTGAAATTATTGCTCATTGTATCAACTGCCTATACAGAAGAAAACTTATGAAATGGTCTTGTTTGGAAGGGAGAGAATTGTCCTACCTGAGGAGAGAATAAAGGGTTTGGTTGGTATTATGCTGAACTAGAATCGCTATTTATGCATCAACTA
It encodes the following:
- the LOC131153006 gene encoding protein CIA1 isoform X2; translated protein: MDLFEGSFELREIQKLEGHSDRVWSLAWSPATSVAGVPSMLASCSGDKTVRIWRHNSSTSSWDCTAVLDETHTRTVRSCAWSPSGNLLATASFDATTAIWEHLGDDFGCVSTLEGHENEVKSVAWNASGSLLATCGRDKSVWIWEVQPGNEFECVSVLQGHTQDVKMVQWHPFMDVLFSCSYDNTVKVWAEDGDSDDWHCVQTLGESNNGHSSTVWALSFNAKGEKMVTCSDDLTIKIWEMDNINSQSGDGYTTWKHLCTLSGYHDRTIFSVHWSSDGIIATGAADDAIRFFIENKDGLVDGPLFKLLLKKEKAHDMDVNMVQWSTGEKPLLASASDDGTIKIWELASVP
- the LOC131153006 gene encoding protein CIA1 isoform X1 — protein: MDLFEGSFELREIQKLEGHSDRVWSLAWSPATSVAGVPSMLASCSGDKTVRIWRHNSSTSSWDCTAVLDETHTRTVRSCAWSPSGNLLATASFDATTAIWEHLGDDFGCVSTLEGHENEVKSVAWNASGSLLATCGRDKSVWIWEVQPGNEFECVSVLQGHTQDVKMVQWHPFMDVLFSCSYDNTVKVWAEDGDSDDWHCVQTLGESNNGHSSTVWALSFNAKGEKMVTCSDDLTIKIWEMDNINSQSGDGYTTWKHLCTLSGYHDRTIFSVHWSSDGIIATGAADDAIRFFIENKDGLVDGPLFKLLLKKEKAHDMDVNMVQWSTGVSHILEMEEISWLDLIEWTLVSLAMHDSNAMGGVGLIDSASFYLKV